In a genomic window of Halarsenatibacter silvermanii:
- the cobM gene encoding precorrin-4 C(11)-methyltransferase encodes METVYFVGAGPGDPELLTVRGKNLLAEADLILYAGSLVNDELLIYADESAQTESSAGMDLEEILSMIEKTVEEGGMVVRLHTGDPGLYGALQEQIDALEERGIKWEIVPGVSSFQAAGAAVGREFTQPEVSQTLILTRMEGRTSVPDRERLELLAAHKTSMVIFLSVHMINEVVEELKKEYPADTPAAVVKKASWPGEEESIKGTLDNIAARTEEAGIEKTALIMVGDFLAGDYEPSKLYDKSFSHGFREGDSG; translated from the coding sequence ATGGAAACGGTTTATTTTGTGGGGGCCGGCCCGGGGGATCCCGAGCTTTTGACTGTGCGGGGCAAAAATCTGCTGGCCGAAGCCGATCTCATTCTTTATGCCGGCTCGCTTGTCAATGATGAGCTGCTTATTTATGCTGATGAGTCCGCTCAGACTGAGAGCAGCGCCGGTATGGATTTAGAAGAGATACTATCAATGATCGAAAAGACTGTCGAAGAAGGTGGCATGGTTGTGCGTCTGCATACCGGCGATCCTGGACTTTATGGGGCTTTACAGGAGCAGATTGATGCCCTTGAAGAACGGGGAATAAAATGGGAGATAGTTCCTGGAGTCAGTTCATTTCAGGCCGCTGGAGCAGCTGTGGGCAGGGAGTTTACTCAGCCGGAAGTTTCTCAGACGCTGATACTCACCCGCATGGAGGGCAGGACTTCCGTGCCTGACCGGGAAAGGCTGGAACTTCTGGCAGCCCATAAGACCTCCATGGTAATATTTTTAAGCGTGCACATGATAAATGAAGTGGTTGAAGAGCTTAAAAAAGAATATCCTGCTGATACTCCAGCCGCTGTAGTCAAAAAAGCCTCCTGGCCGGGAGAGGAGGAGAGCATCAAAGGAACGCTGGATAATATAGCCGCCCGGACTGAAGAGGCTGGAATCGAAAAAACTGCACTTATAATGGTCGGTGATTTTCTGGCGGGAGATTATGAGCCCTCCAAACTCTACGATAAAAGTTTCAGCCATGGTTTTCGCGAGGGGGATTCCGGTTGA
- the cobI gene encoding precorrin-2 C(20)-methyltransferase — MKGKLYGVGVGPGDPDQLTLAACKILRSAGIICPATSSSEKESLALQIARQAVDISGKIEPLEFPMTDDEEKLKSAWHKAGLQVRRHLKSGLDVAFITLGDPLLYSTYIYLLEELQSCEENFEVETVPGVTAVTGCSSCLNLPLVRGDEKLAVVPSGRDGPAGSDELEKIVKNFETIVLLKVSQSFADIKKKLAKMELQDRAVFVSRYGQKGERIVTDLEKVKADEVDYLSSIIINKNNSHLLEKGAG; from the coding sequence ATGAAGGGAAAACTTTACGGAGTTGGAGTGGGGCCGGGAGATCCCGATCAGCTGACTCTTGCGGCCTGTAAAATTTTGAGAAGCGCCGGGATCATCTGCCCCGCCACTTCCTCATCAGAAAAGGAAAGCCTGGCACTGCAGATAGCCCGGCAGGCTGTGGATATAAGCGGTAAGATCGAGCCGCTGGAATTTCCCATGACCGATGATGAAGAAAAACTAAAATCTGCCTGGCATAAAGCAGGCCTTCAGGTCCGCCGGCATCTGAAATCCGGTCTGGATGTGGCCTTTATCACCCTGGGAGATCCTCTGCTTTACAGCACCTATATCTATCTCCTGGAGGAACTTCAGAGCTGCGAAGAAAATTTCGAAGTGGAGACTGTTCCCGGAGTGACAGCAGTTACAGGCTGCAGCAGCTGTCTTAACCTGCCTCTGGTGCGGGGAGATGAAAAGCTGGCTGTTGTTCCGAGCGGCAGAGATGGACCTGCCGGCTCTGATGAGCTGGAAAAGATAGTCAAAAACTTCGAAACTATCGTGCTGCTGAAAGTTTCCCAAAGTTTTGCTGATATCAAGAAAAAGCTTGCAAAAATGGAGCTGCAGGATAGAGCGGTTTTCGTCAGCCGTTATGGCCAGAAAGGAGAGAGGATTGTAACCGATCTGGAAAAGGTAAAAGCGGATGAAGTGGACTATCTCTCCTCGATAATAATCAATAAAAACAACTCACATCTGCTGGAGAAAGGAGCAGGATAA
- the cbiT gene encoding precorrin-6Y C5,15-methyltransferase (decarboxylating) subunit CbiT, which translates to MNKSSEGWPYRTPGIPDDKFIRGEIPMTKREIRAVTLSSLRLAAGHIVWDVGAGSGSLTVEAALMVEEDGKVIAIERQDEGLELIRKNSEKFGAKNIEIVSGEAPEVLEGLAAPDRVFIGGSGGNLAGIIEAADERLKPGGCLVINAVTIDTLCNARRELKSRGYRLEISQVQCARANPLGSYHMFEGLNPVHVICGLRGEKSEAEGESHKL; encoded by the coding sequence ATGAATAAATCCTCGGAGGGATGGCCCTACCGGACGCCGGGAATACCGGATGATAAATTTATTCGGGGAGAAATTCCCATGACCAAACGCGAAATCAGAGCCGTGACCCTTTCTTCGCTCAGACTGGCTGCCGGCCATATCGTCTGGGATGTAGGAGCTGGCAGCGGATCGCTGACCGTCGAAGCTGCCCTGATGGTTGAGGAGGATGGAAAAGTTATCGCGATAGAACGCCAGGACGAAGGCCTTGAACTGATAAGGAAAAACTCCGAAAAGTTCGGGGCGAAAAATATCGAGATCGTTTCTGGTGAGGCTCCGGAAGTTTTAGAAGGTCTGGCCGCGCCAGACAGGGTATTTATCGGCGGCAGCGGAGGCAATCTGGCGGGGATAATAGAGGCTGCTGATGAGAGGCTCAAACCCGGAGGTTGTCTGGTGATAAATGCTGTTACAATAGATACTCTCTGTAATGCCCGCAGGGAACTAAAATCAAGGGGATACAGGCTGGAAATAAGCCAGGTTCAGTGCGCCCGGGCCAACCCCCTGGGCAGTTATCATATGTTCGAGGGGCTCAATCCCGTCCATGTTATCTGCGGCCTGCGCGGAGAAAAATCTGAAGCTGAAGGAGAATCGCATAAATTATGA
- the cbiE gene encoding precorrin-6y C5,15-methyltransferase (decarboxylating) subunit CbiE, whose product MNNERSIVIAGVGPGSREYLLPVTRRKAREADILVGSSRALKLFAGLEAEKHELSSNLEATKNLIDRSRRQKKVMVLVTGDPGLYSLAGYLKKHFSGENLEIIPGISAMQLGLARAGLGWQDVRFVSLHGRDNLEELLELVKSRAKIGIFTDEEYSPARIGSYLIEKGVDPELQIFVAENLSYPEERTAWYKLSQLEDNDFSHLNVMVIADE is encoded by the coding sequence ATGAATAACGAGAGAAGTATAGTCATAGCCGGTGTGGGACCGGGAAGCAGGGAATATCTGCTGCCTGTAACCAGAAGAAAGGCCAGGGAGGCCGATATTCTGGTCGGAAGTTCCCGGGCTCTAAAACTCTTTGCCGGTCTGGAAGCAGAAAAACACGAACTGAGCTCTAACCTGGAAGCCACCAAAAATTTGATCGACCGCAGCCGCAGGCAGAAAAAGGTGATGGTCCTTGTTACCGGAGATCCGGGTCTTTACAGTCTGGCCGGTTATCTCAAAAAGCATTTTTCCGGAGAGAACCTGGAAATAATACCCGGCATCAGCGCCATGCAGCTGGGGCTGGCCCGGGCCGGCCTTGGCTGGCAGGATGTTCGTTTTGTCAGCCTGCATGGCCGCGATAATCTGGAAGAGCTGCTGGAGCTGGTAAAAAGCCGGGCTAAGATCGGAATTTTTACTGACGAGGAGTATTCGCCTGCCCGGATAGGCAGCTATCTCATCGAAAAGGGAGTTGACCCGGAACTTCAGATTTTTGTGGCAGAAAATCTCTCCTATCCGGAGGAGAGGACTGCCTGGTATAAACTCTCTCAACTCGAAGACAATGATTTTTCTCATTTAAATGTGATGGTGATAGCTGATGAATAA
- the cbiD gene encoding cobalt-precorrin-5B (C(1))-methyltransferase CbiD, with protein sequence MDRERKTNLAEENRDRDLKKGFTTGSAAAAAARAAALMIRDQQRYDRVEIDTPAGIRLELELADADFSAETARASIIKDAGDDPDITDGLEIAVRLELCSDNEITAIEAGSGVGTVTEPGLPVDPGEPAINPVPRQMITEQVENILGQTGCRVIVSAPGGEELTRQTFNPRLGIEGGISILGTSGLVEPMSDKAYRESLALELSQAAARGRKKVVLVFGNYSRDKALDLGFAEDIIIRMSNFVGFMLEKSCEEDLEEILLIGQLGKLVKVAAGVFNTHSSTADARLETLAAYSASLGLGSQNVREILSCGTSEEAAEIIEREDLQEVYPLLAEKIVERAGQRCGCDLKIGAVIFSMRTGLLGSAGGISLLDNLEGARELADE encoded by the coding sequence ATGGATCGGGAGAGAAAAACCAATTTGGCCGAAGAAAATAGAGATCGGGATCTTAAAAAAGGTTTCACTACCGGCAGTGCCGCCGCAGCCGCTGCTCGGGCTGCAGCTTTAATGATCAGAGATCAGCAGAGATATGATAGGGTTGAGATAGATACTCCCGCCGGGATCAGGCTGGAATTGGAGCTGGCCGACGCCGATTTTTCGGCCGAAACAGCCCGGGCTTCGATAATCAAAGATGCAGGCGATGATCCCGATATCACCGACGGGCTTGAGATAGCTGTTCGGTTAGAGCTATGTTCCGACAATGAGATAACAGCGATCGAAGCAGGTTCAGGTGTGGGGACGGTGACCGAGCCGGGACTTCCTGTTGATCCGGGAGAGCCGGCCATAAACCCGGTGCCCAGGCAGATGATTACAGAACAGGTTGAGAATATTCTGGGCCAAACCGGCTGCCGGGTTATAGTTTCTGCTCCGGGAGGAGAGGAGTTGACCCGTCAGACTTTCAATCCCCGGCTGGGTATTGAAGGGGGTATTTCGATTCTGGGAACTTCCGGCCTGGTCGAACCGATGTCAGATAAAGCCTATCGAGAATCGCTGGCTCTTGAGTTGAGCCAGGCCGCCGCCCGGGGCAGGAAAAAAGTGGTGCTGGTTTTCGGCAATTACAGCCGGGATAAAGCTCTGGATCTGGGATTTGCCGAAGATATCATTATCAGAATGAGTAATTTTGTGGGTTTTATGCTGGAAAAGAGCTGTGAGGAGGATTTAGAGGAAATTTTGCTCATAGGCCAGCTGGGCAAGCTGGTAAAAGTTGCAGCGGGGGTTTTCAACACCCACAGCAGCACCGCCGATGCCCGCCTGGAGACTCTGGCCGCTTACAGCGCTTCGCTGGGATTGGGCTCACAAAATGTGCGCGAAATTCTCAGCTGCGGCACCAGCGAGGAGGCAGCCGAAATTATCGAACGCGAAGATCTGCAGGAGGTTTATCCGCTGCTGGCCGAAAAGATAGTGGAAAGAGCCGGACAGCGCTGCGGATGCGATCTGAAGATCGGAGCTGTTATTTTTTCTATGCGAACCGGTCTGCTGGGCAGCGCTGGCGGTATTTCGCTGCTCGACAATTTAGAGGGGGCGAGGGAGCTAGCCGATGAATAA
- a CDS encoding precorrin-8X methylmutase, giving the protein MELITDPEKIQNKSFEIIEEVLQGRELPEKEREIVYRIVHATADFDISEVTVFSENAVEEGRKALEKGARIITDVNMLRSGVSTRLSDDLGYSVECFIADEDVRNKAEDAGITRSMMAMRKAAEKTGESIYVIGNAPTALIELINLVRAGKADPALIIGTPVGLVGAAEAKNELEKLAAPHITIRGKKGGTAAAAAAINALIYL; this is encoded by the coding sequence GTGGAACTGATAACTGATCCCGAAAAAATTCAAAATAAAAGCTTTGAGATCATAGAAGAAGTTCTTCAGGGCCGAGAGCTGCCAGAAAAGGAGCGCGAAATAGTCTATCGAATAGTTCATGCCACAGCTGATTTTGACATCAGCGAGGTCACAGTCTTCTCGGAAAATGCTGTGGAGGAAGGCAGAAAGGCCCTGGAGAAAGGAGCCCGCATCATCACAGATGTCAATATGCTCAGGTCAGGAGTCAGCACCCGACTCAGCGATGATCTGGGTTATAGTGTGGAATGTTTTATAGCCGACGAAGATGTACGCAATAAAGCTGAAGATGCCGGCATCACCCGCTCCATGATGGCCATGAGAAAGGCGGCCGAAAAGACCGGAGAGAGCATATACGTTATCGGTAACGCGCCCACAGCTTTGATTGAATTGATAAATTTGGTGAGGGCAGGCAAGGCTGATCCTGCTCTGATAATCGGCACTCCGGTGGGATTGGTCGGAGCTGCTGAAGCCAAAAATGAACTGGAGAAGCTTGCTGCACCGCATATCACCATCAGAGGCAAGAAGGGAGGCACAGCTGCTGCCGCAGCTGCTATTAACGCTCTCATTTACCTGTAA
- a CDS encoding sirohydrochlorin chelatase, whose product MSETGIIVLGHGSRADKSNKMFYNLIDKLDRRLEDQRVEGAAMELTNPTLEERVAELAGDGIEKIVILPLFLFPGIHVQEDIPAQVDELAEKYPGIEFSIGDIIGDDSRLVDIIVDRWKGVNEWN is encoded by the coding sequence ATGAGTGAGACCGGAATAATTGTGCTGGGACACGGAAGCAGAGCTGATAAGTCAAATAAAATGTTTTATAATCTGATCGATAAGCTCGACAGGCGGCTGGAAGATCAGCGCGTAGAAGGAGCTGCTATGGAGTTAACCAACCCCACTTTAGAAGAAAGGGTGGCAGAATTAGCCGGAGATGGAATCGAAAAGATAGTAATTTTACCTCTCTTCTTATTTCCGGGGATTCACGTCCAGGAGGATATACCCGCTCAGGTCGATGAGCTGGCCGAAAAATATCCCGGAATAGAGTTCAGTATCGGGGATATAATAGGGGATGACAGCAGGCTGGTCGATATTATAGTTGATAGATGGAAAGGGGTAAATGAGTGGAACTGA
- a CDS encoding MFS transporter → MFNFFINGLKEKLQPLKLKFLGLLAGGYIASFVSVQGIQALMPFIRREFAISRTQAGLYSTVFFISATAVALFSGNIVDKIGSRTGLLIGLYSMGGLFIFQGAAPVYGLLLVLGLLTGLGFSIITPAVNKAVMIEVEPSHRAVSMGIMHSGSGVGGFVGAAILPALAGFIGWRLSIILAGIISLLIGLIVQRYLQVSSLEEKDEENSSGKSFSRQLYRVLSNRQLMLASGLGVVFGLAVGAIPAHYTLYLTMDLNFSEAAAGLALGVVQIGGVVGRIFWGWLSDIPFKGDRKNTFLVIMITIVILNLTSAFAGSLLGSSLLLMMLLSFMLGVSALGWSGLFFTVVSERATAEQTGMASGMALVFLRLGVVIGPAIFGLLGDYFDHYRYSWLLLTVLVLISGSIYYILQSRQDRKRAEASGADS, encoded by the coding sequence ATGTTCAACTTTTTTATCAACGGCCTCAAGGAAAAACTCCAGCCTCTCAAGCTGAAATTTCTGGGACTTCTGGCCGGCGGTTACATAGCTTCCTTTGTCAGTGTGCAGGGCATTCAGGCTCTCATGCCATTTATCCGCAGAGAATTTGCCATCTCTCGCACCCAGGCCGGCCTCTACTCGACCGTATTTTTTATATCGGCCACCGCTGTCGCACTTTTCAGCGGAAACATCGTCGATAAAATCGGCTCCCGGACCGGTCTTCTTATCGGGCTTTACAGCATGGGCGGGCTGTTTATATTTCAGGGGGCCGCTCCCGTTTACGGTCTGCTGCTGGTGCTGGGATTATTGACCGGTCTGGGATTCAGCATTATTACACCGGCTGTAAATAAGGCGGTGATGATCGAAGTAGAACCATCCCATAGAGCTGTCTCTATGGGTATTATGCATTCGGGCAGCGGAGTCGGAGGCTTTGTGGGTGCAGCTATTCTGCCCGCCCTGGCTGGCTTCATAGGGTGGCGTCTATCGATTATTCTGGCGGGCATCATCAGTTTACTTATCGGTCTGATAGTTCAGCGTTATTTACAGGTCTCCAGTCTCGAAGAAAAAGATGAGGAAAATTCTTCCGGAAAAAGTTTTTCCCGCCAGCTCTATCGCGTTCTCAGCAACCGCCAGTTAATGCTGGCCTCGGGGCTGGGAGTAGTTTTCGGCCTGGCAGTCGGTGCAATTCCGGCTCATTATACACTGTATTTAACCATGGATTTAAACTTTTCCGAGGCCGCCGCCGGACTCGCACTCGGAGTTGTGCAGATCGGAGGAGTCGTGGGTCGCATTTTCTGGGGATGGTTGAGCGATATTCCCTTTAAAGGCGACCGCAAAAATACCTTCCTCGTCATCATGATAACAATCGTTATATTAAATCTCACCAGCGCTTTTGCAGGCAGCCTGCTGGGCTCGAGTCTGCTTTTGATGATGCTCTTATCATTTATGCTGGGAGTTTCCGCCCTGGGGTGGAGCGGACTATTTTTTACCGTGGTCAGCGAAAGAGCCACAGCCGAACAGACAGGCATGGCCTCCGGCATGGCGCTGGTATTTCTGCGCCTGGGCGTTGTCATCGGGCCTGCTATCTTCGGTCTGCTGGGAGATTATTTCGACCATTACCGCTACAGCTGGCTGCTTTTGACAGTGCTCGTGCTAATTTCGGGCTCCATATATTACATTCTTCAAAGCCGACAGGACAGGAAAAGAGCTGAAGCCAGCGGCGCCGACAGCTGA
- the mobB gene encoding molybdopterin-guanine dinucleotide biosynthesis protein B: protein MTAARKVPIVSVVGKSGSGKTLFLEKLIPRLEEMGCKVGTIKHDVHGFDIDRPGKDTWRHKQAGAELVLISSPWKLALIKDVEEERELDELRDKYLEGIDIALTEGYKSGDKPKVEIYRPAEHDGPLCSEEEDDLLTTVINEECDDCDENEIFSEEEVTRVAELLVKEFLPA, encoded by the coding sequence ATGACAGCAGCCAGGAAAGTTCCGATAGTTTCGGTAGTGGGTAAGAGTGGGAGCGGCAAGACTTTGTTTCTGGAAAAACTAATACCGCGCCTGGAGGAGATGGGCTGCAAAGTGGGCACAATCAAACACGATGTGCACGGTTTTGATATAGATCGGCCTGGCAAGGATACCTGGCGACACAAGCAGGCCGGTGCTGAACTGGTGTTGATATCCTCCCCCTGGAAACTGGCTCTGATAAAAGATGTCGAGGAGGAAAGAGAACTGGACGAGCTGCGGGATAAATATCTGGAGGGAATAGATATAGCTCTGACGGAGGGATACAAATCCGGCGATAAACCCAAGGTCGAAATATACAGACCGGCCGAACATGATGGCCCGCTCTGCAGCGAAGAGGAGGATGATCTGCTTACAACAGTTATAAATGAAGAGTGTGATGACTGCGATGAAAACGAGATTTTCTCCGAAGAAGAGGTGACCAGGGTGGCCGAGCTGCTGGTAAAAGAGTTTTTGCCGGCTTAG
- the mobA gene encoding molybdenum cofactor guanylyltransferase — protein MSIYILAGGNSTRMENGDKPHVLLTEDKTMLEFILSRFRREFKSHEIKIVAKDSKNFENYNADVIEDIDEAGPLGGIMTALEDTRSEKNFFLACDMPFFSPEAAHLMLDMCSSEGLVPENEDGYLEPLAAVYRRSCLPSVEKMVEAGEKKIITFYSRVEIEKFDKEFIYNKLDFKYLFYNINTREELKKARENILPRYFEVFGR, from the coding sequence GTGAGTATATATATTCTGGCAGGCGGAAACAGCACCAGAATGGAGAACGGGGATAAGCCCCATGTACTTTTGACGGAAGATAAAACGATGCTGGAATTCATACTGTCTCGTTTTCGGCGAGAATTTAAAAGTCATGAGATAAAAATAGTGGCTAAAGATAGCAAAAATTTTGAAAACTATAATGCCGATGTGATTGAGGATATCGATGAAGCCGGACCGCTGGGAGGTATTATGACCGCCCTCGAGGATACGCGATCAGAGAAAAATTTTTTTCTCGCCTGTGATATGCCTTTTTTTAGCCCGGAAGCAGCCCATTTGATGCTGGATATGTGCAGCAGTGAGGGGCTGGTTCCCGAAAATGAGGACGGCTATCTCGAACCGCTGGCTGCGGTTTACAGAAGAAGCTGCCTGCCTTCGGTGGAAAAGATGGTTGAGGCCGGGGAAAAAAAGATAATAACCTTTTATTCCCGGGTTGAGATTGAAAAATTCGATAAAGAATTTATTTACAATAAACTCGATTTTAAATACCTTTTTTATAACATCAACACCCGGGAAGAGCTTAAAAAAGCCCGTGAGAATATCCTGCCCCGATATTTTGAGGTTTTCGGCCGTTGA
- the rplI gene encoding 50S ribosomal protein L9 → MKIILKEEVENLGEAGEIVEVADGYGRNYLIPQGLAEMATEGKIQQIREKQRARERRKEERRQKAQKTADELSDETFEIAVKAGEQDRLFGSVTTQDIEEVVAEAGYNIDRRDIEMEENIKELGEHTLIVKLFEDVTAEINLEVVPREKDEEQE, encoded by the coding sequence TTGAAAATTATACTGAAAGAAGAGGTAGAAAATCTGGGAGAAGCCGGAGAAATAGTTGAAGTGGCCGATGGTTACGGACGCAATTATCTAATACCTCAGGGTCTGGCCGAGATGGCTACAGAAGGAAAGATTCAGCAGATAAGGGAAAAGCAGCGGGCCCGCGAGCGCCGCAAAGAAGAGCGACGTCAAAAAGCTCAGAAAACAGCCGACGAGCTTTCTGATGAAACTTTCGAGATAGCTGTAAAAGCTGGAGAACAGGATAGATTGTTCGGATCGGTAACCACTCAGGATATAGAAGAAGTTGTGGCTGAAGCCGGCTACAATATTGATCGGCGTGATATAGAGATGGAAGAAAACATCAAAGAACTGGGTGAACATACATTGATCGTCAAATTATTTGAAGATGTCACAGCCGAAATCAATCTCGAAGTGGTACCCCGTGAAAAAGATGAGGAGCAGGAGTAA
- a CDS encoding DUF2232 domain-containing protein, with translation MAEQEEKSDRRLQFIISLLAVVFLTFLNFTFPIFTIAVVIIWPLPVVYLSLKQGQRRAGMMIIGSAIINGLLFSPLMSMVTVVGFGFIGFVMAGALREDLSARKVLILTVVAASLSNLILAAFLLFSLDMGIQQGLTEMVQELADPVMGEEELSPMLEMQLRLLTRLLPAFLIISGSLTGILNYYFVHWFLQVKNFSVETYSSIASWRFPSVPVSLAVVFGLLFREQAIMFNIAALAFFVVFLQGFGVGLYSVGSWTKASLFRWLYILAVLIIPVLPMVMLGIGLIDLWIDLRQLIS, from the coding sequence TTGGCTGAGCAGGAAGAAAAATCCGACAGAAGGTTACAATTTATCATTTCACTTCTGGCTGTGGTGTTTTTAACATTTTTGAATTTCACCTTCCCGATATTTACCATAGCTGTAGTGATCATCTGGCCTCTTCCCGTGGTTTATCTGTCCCTGAAGCAGGGACAGAGGCGAGCTGGAATGATGATAATAGGGTCTGCTATCATCAACGGCCTGCTGTTCTCACCTTTGATGAGCATGGTGACGGTGGTGGGCTTTGGTTTTATCGGTTTTGTCATGGCCGGAGCTTTGAGGGAAGATCTCTCAGCCAGAAAGGTTCTGATCTTGACTGTTGTGGCAGCCTCGCTTTCAAATCTGATTTTGGCTGCATTTTTGCTGTTTAGTCTGGATATGGGTATACAGCAGGGACTTACGGAGATGGTTCAGGAACTGGCCGATCCGGTGATGGGAGAAGAGGAGCTGAGTCCGATGCTGGAGATGCAGCTCAGGCTTCTGACCAGGCTTTTACCCGCTTTCCTGATAATATCTGGCTCCCTGACCGGTATTCTCAATTACTACTTCGTTCACTGGTTTCTGCAGGTTAAAAACTTCTCGGTCGAGACCTACAGTTCAATAGCTAGCTGGCGGTTTCCCTCGGTGCCGGTTTCTCTGGCCGTGGTTTTTGGACTGCTGTTTCGCGAGCAGGCGATAATGTTCAATATTGCCGCCCTGGCCTTTTTTGTGGTTTTTTTGCAGGGGTTTGGAGTGGGATTATACTCCGTTGGCAGCTGGACAAAAGCTTCGCTTTTTCGCTGGCTGTACATTCTGGCTGTGCTGATAATTCCGGTGTTGCCGATGGTAATGCTGGGCATCGGACTTATAGATTTGTGGATTGATCTGCGGCAGCTGATAAGCTGA
- the rpsR gene encoding 30S ribosomal protein S18 — MARGTNQSCYFCANDQEVDYKDSGTLNRFINDRGKIIPRRITGNCAVHQRKLTTAIKRSRQLAILPYVKD, encoded by the coding sequence ATGGCCAGAGGCACCAATCAATCCTGTTATTTCTGCGCCAATGATCAGGAAGTTGATTATAAAGATTCCGGTACTCTGAACAGGTTTATCAACGATAGAGGGAAGATAATTCCCCGGCGGATAACCGGTAACTGTGCGGTACATCAGCGCAAACTGACCACAGCCATAAAAAGATCGCGTCAGCTGGCAATTTTGCCATACGTCAAAGATTAA
- a CDS encoding single-stranded DNA-binding protein, producing the protein MLNKVVLIGRLTQDPELRYTSSGTPVSNFTLAVERNYKNRDGERDVDFIPIVTWRGLAETCAQHLGKGRMVAVSGRLQIRKRQGEDRTFVNPEIVANDVTFLDWPGDGEQRSESPSQNQSSSQEDQSAADQEPSPAADMLDDDEFDVPF; encoded by the coding sequence ATGTTGAATAAAGTAGTGTTAATAGGCAGGCTTACCCAGGATCCTGAATTGAGATATACGAGCAGCGGGACTCCCGTGAGCAATTTTACTCTAGCTGTGGAGAGAAATTACAAGAACAGAGACGGGGAAAGAGATGTAGATTTTATTCCGATTGTAACCTGGCGGGGCCTGGCTGAAACCTGCGCTCAGCATCTGGGCAAAGGAAGAATGGTGGCTGTGTCGGGCAGGCTTCAGATCCGCAAACGTCAGGGAGAGGATAGAACTTTTGTCAACCCTGAAATAGTGGCCAACGATGTTACTTTCCTGGACTGGCCCGGTGATGGAGAACAGCGTTCGGAATCTCCCTCCCAAAATCAGAGCAGCAGTCAGGAAGATCAGTCAGCCGCCGATCAGGAACCTTCACCAGCTGCTGATATGCTCGATGATGATGAATTCGACGTACCTTTTTAA
- the rpsF gene encoding 30S ribosomal protein S6: protein MPETMRKYETTFVLNPDQSEEARERTLERVKEVIESSDAEIEEIDEWGEKRLAYEIDNQRTGYYVVIEFEGSPEVTDALKREFGLIGDVMRHLVVRRDK from the coding sequence TTGCCAGAAACAATGCGCAAATACGAAACTACCTTTGTCTTAAACCCCGATCAATCCGAGGAAGCGCGCGAGCGCACTCTCGAGCGGGTCAAAGAGGTCATTGAATCCTCTGACGCTGAAATCGAAGAGATCGATGAGTGGGGGGAAAAGCGGCTCGCTTACGAAATCGATAACCAGCGTACAGGATATTATGTAGTTATTGAGTTTGAAGGCTCCCCTGAAGTTACCGATGCCCTGAAAAGGGAATTCGGACTGATAGGCGATGTCATGCGTCATCTGGTCGTACGCAGAGATAAGTAA